TTTAAATAACAATTTTATTGATTTAAACAACACAGCAAATGATTGGTCTCAATATGACGAAGCATACTATTTTGTAAAATATGATACTGATGGTTTCATATCCCGCAGCTTATCCCTGAAAACATTTACTAAATTGAATGTTAATCTAATAATTTTTACTAATGCAAATGGAAAGATATTATATGCCAAATCGGCTGATTGGAAGAATAATAAATTTTTAACACTGCCCAATAATTTACATCAAAAATTAGAAGATCATGATCTTATAATTTCAAAAAATAAAACTGAATCTTCAGGTTATATCTCCTTAAATGGCACACCTATGATGATAGTTGCAAAACCTATTTTTAAAAGTGACGGGAAAGGTCCTGCAGTAGGAACATTGATTATGGGAAGATATCTGAATTCTTATGATTTAAAATCATTTTCCAATTACAATAATATTTCCATAAGTCCCCTTACTTATAATAAAGTTTTAAATAATGCTAAAAAGGAGAGATCTCAAAGTGTGGTTATTATTCAAAATCAGGAGAAAAATGCGTTACATGTTTACACTTCATTAAAAGGAACATCAGGAGAACCCAGTCTATTGATCAAAATGGAATTGCCGCGTTTAGTATTCAAAAACTATAAAAAAACAATTTTTATTCTAACTTTATACTTAATTATAATTGGAATTATTACCATATTTGCTATCTATCTACTTTTTGACAGGGATTTGATGCAAAGAATTGAAAAAATTTCATCCAGTATCCAAAAAATAAGCAAAACAAAAAATTTATCTGGTAGAATTCCATTGTCCGGTTCAGATGAATTAACTGATTTTGCAAAATCAATTAATTGTGCATTAAATTCTTTCCAGATGTCACAGAAAGAACTCTGTAAAAATAAAGACGTTTACAAAACAATTTTTGAAAATTCTGGAACAGTGATGATTATTGTGGATAAAGATATGGATATAAAACTTTTTAATAATGAATTTAATAAGAAATTTGATCCAAATCAAAATAATTTTCTTCAGTTGCTACCTAAAGACCATCTGGAAAAAATCAAGGAAGTTACAAATCCACACAACAAACAAATGTTAAGCTGTGAATTAAAGTTAATTACTAAAGAAAATACTCTCAAATACTTTTTTACTACATTTAGCTTTTTTCAATTTTCTAATGAAATATTAATATCATTAATGGATATAAATGACATTAAAGCAACAGATTTAAAAATTAAAACATCATTAGAAGAAAAAGAGTTATTGCTCAGAGAGATCCATCATCGGGTGAAAAATAATCTTCAGGTAATCTCTGCTTTACTAAGACTACAAGCAAGTAGCTTCAAAGATCCTCTGCTACTTCAAAAATATAAAGAGACTGACAGACGCATACATACCATCTCTCTGATCCATGAAAGGCTTTGCAGGTCAAAAGATATTTCAAAAATTGATATAAAGTCGTATATTCAAAATTTAACCACAGATCTTATTTATTCTTTGGGTTTTAATCCAAAAAACTTAAAACTTATTTTAGATGTAGATGATTCTAATCTCAATCTAGAAACAGTTATGCCACTAGGTCTTATCATTAACGAATTAGTCTCAAATAGTTTACAGCATGCTTTCCCCAATAAATCTTCTCCTGAAATTAGAATTATTCTTAAAAAAATAAAAGGAAGAGAATTTCAATTAAAGATCTGTGACAATGGAATCGGATTACCTTCTGATCTGGATTGGGTTAATATTAATTCTTTGGGACTACGACTGGTAAAAGAGTTAGTAATTCAGATCAAGGGGGAGATGAATTTTAAATCTAATAAAGGGGTTTGCTTTTCCATTAAGTTTTCTGAAGTAGATCCTCCTTACTAAAATTGAATAGATTTTTTTATATCATAGCACTTAGCAAAAAAAACTATTGTACATAGAAAAATTTAAATATTAAAACTTTTAACTTTAAATTTAAACATGAATTAAAAATTAGACTATGAAACAAGAATCAGATGTAAATCGTGATTAAAATGAAAAAAATCATCATTTTATCCATATTAATACTATTTTTTTTAGGTAATGGCCTTTTTATTAGCCAGGTCGATAGCAACCCTACACAATCTATAACCAAACCCATAACTGTGAAAGGAATCACAAAATCAAAGTTATATCCCATATTTAAAGAAATTAAGAATATACCATATTCTAATACTTTAAATTGTAAAAATAAATCCGAAATATTTGCCGAATATATTTATAAACAGGGCTATCATAATGTAAAATTATTACAAGTATGGAATAAAAACTACAGCAAAGGACATCAAGTTGTTTTATTTAATGGATATATCTATGATCCCACTTGTGGATATTATGGCATACAAAAATCAGCATATCTTAAAATGGTAAATCACTATGGATTAAACGGAGCAGTATTCACAATTGATTACAAACATAACGAGAGTATAAAACTTGAATCGTTTATATCACATACTTAATTTAAAAACAATATAACTAATTTTTTATTTTTAAATTATTTTTAAGAATTATAGATTTTTTGATGGTTTTTGATTAAAAATAAAACACCAAATTATTTAATGTTAAAAAAGTTATTTAATTACAATATATTTATAACGATGTGTAACCATGGAAAAAACCATTTTTATTATTGGAACTGCTATGCTGATTTTATTAATCATAGGCACTACTCATAACTACCTTACAGAAGGGTCTCGTATAATATATGTGGGTTACCTACCCAGCAGCCACCAGGCAGCATTATTTGCAGCTGACGAACTAGAATTATTTGATAAAAATAATTTATCAGTTCAATTAGTTCCTTTTAGTTCAGGCGCTGAAATGGTTAAAGCATTAGAACAGGAAAAGATTGATATAGGCTATTGTGGGATAACCCCTGTAACAGCAGCTATAGATAAAGGTTATTCACTTAAAATAGTAGCTCCTGTTAATTTGGAGGGTAGCGGTATAGTGAACGCAGAAAACTCCAATATTGAAAAGGCATCAGATTTAGAAAACACAACAGTTGCAATTCCCAAAAATGGATCAATACAAGACTTACTATTGCACATATACCTAAAAAATAACCATGTAAATTTTAGCAATATAAATATTACCGAATCAGAAGTGCCTATGATGCCTTTTGGATTGCAAGAAGACTCATATGATTCTTATGTTGCATGGGAACCTTTTGTATCAATAGGAAAAGACCTTGAAATTGGTAAGGTACTCGTCTACTCCCAAGACATCTGGCCCAATCATCCTTGTTGTATAATAGTAACCAGCGAAAATTTTATCAAAAATAAACCATTAACACTATCAAAATTCTTAAAAGTACATGTTCAATCAACCCAATATATTATTGATTATCCAGAAAAAAACATATATTTTCTATCTAAAAAAATGGGTACATTGGATGAGGTGGAAATGGAAAGTTTGAACCATATAAAATTCGTTGCACTACCAAATACGGAATTTAAAACAAATATAATGCAAATGATCCAATTCCAAAAAGAGATGGGATATATAAATAATAATTTATCATTTAATCAAGTATGTAATTTTAATTACATTCCATCACAATAAACGTTTAGTTTATCCCTCCCACTGCCTGGAGAGGAGAACCATAACTAAAACAGATAGACTGATAGTCAATCCTAAAAGAAATGCATTTTGAAATCCACTTAAAAGTACTGAAACTGGAGCTGCAAGGTGAAGCGCACCTGTGACAGGCATATTCGCAAGATTAGTAGTTTGTTGAACGATAGTTGACTCAAAAATTGCGTCAAATATTACAACACCCAGTATAATTCCCATATATTTGGAAGTATTCATTAAACTAGATATAGACCCTCTATTACCTTTATAACCATTTTTCATTATTTGTTTATTATTAGCCGGCGCAAAAAATCCTTCTGATAAAAATCTAGTAGATAAAGCAATTAAAATAAAGATTATACCTGTAGTTGGGTCTGTTAATATGAAAAAACCTAAAGATATCAGGAGAAAAATGCAGGAAATGACTGTGGGTATTTTTGATCCAAATTTATCTGTGATTACACCAGAAAGAGGTCCTGCAATGAGGACTAATAAAGTAGGTATTAAAATTAAAATACCTGAGAAAGCAGTGCTGTAACCCATTATCAAATCCAGATAAAATGGAACCAAAAATATTGTCCCCATGAACACCAGTGTTATTAAAAATGCAGCTAATAAAGGTAAAAGTAATTTACTATCTTTTAAAAGATTTAAATCAAAGATAGGGTACTTTTGTTTATTTTCCCAATGTATTAATCCTGAAAAAAGAATAAAATCAAAACAAATCCCTCCGATAAACCATTTAGATGTCAAGCCCATGTCTTTTGCAACATATATTGACAATATTAAAATCACCATTACAATAAGTATTAAAAAAGCACCTACTAAATCAAAATCTAATTTTTTTTCATGAAATGTATCAGGCGGTATGAAAAAAAAGTTTAAGATAAATGCTATAATCCCCAGTGGAACAACAATTAAAAAAACCCAATTCCAGTCACAATACTGAAGCGTTAAACCACCAGCCCCATATCCTGCAGCTAAAGCTATTGTGGTTGCTGCAGATATAGCTGCAAAACCTTTAGCCTGGAAATTCGGATTTAAATGTTTTGAAATTAGTGCTGGAGATATTGATAATAACATTGCAGAACCCAAACCCTGCAATCCCCTAAATAATAATAATTGTACAAAATCAATAGAAATACCACATAGGTAAGAACTAACTGTGAAGACACAGATTCCCATTAAGAAAACTTTTCTAAGGCCAATAATGTCGCCCAATCTACCAAAAATCAGCATGAAACTGGTTAATATTAGTAAATGAACTATCACTACCCATGAAACAAGATAAGTGCTTATGTCCATATACTGAGAGATTGTTGGCAGCGCTATATTTACTGTTCCCGCACTGAATGACCAAACAAAAACAGCCATTGAAACAGAAAGAACTATCAAAACTGTTTTATTTATATTAATATTATCCATTTTTGATTTAATATCATATCCAGATACCATTTAATACCCCAGTAGGCCAGAATATAAAAAATTATTGTTTTGTATTAACTTCTGAGCCATAATTTCTTTTTTCATAATCATAAAAGATTTATTATCAAAGAATAAAACTTTTTTGAAAGTAATACATATTATGCATAATCATATGCCTTTAAATTACATTAAATATATAATACATCTTATTTTTTCATAACATGAAAATTAATATGAGATTATTCCACTTAATCTAAAGAATTATGTTTTAAAAATTAAATCAATGACTATCTAACTTCAACAATTGAAAATATTGCCAAAATGTAGAGTTGAAACTAAAAAGAAAAGGTTATTTTAGAAAAAAAATATTTTTCCTCTTTTTGTTAATAGAATTGATAATCTACCTAAAAATTCAAAATGCAAGCCTATACTCTATTGCAAATATCAAATACATTGAGTTACTAATACTAATAGAAAACTTTAAATATCTAAACTTTTACATTATAATGTAAGAAATAAAAGTAGGATAAAGGGTGTGGATAAATGGATATTGAATCTTTCCAAGGAATGAGCAAAAAAAGTTTAATTAAAGCTTTTAAAAACATCCCCATATTAATAGTGGCCCTTTTTTTAGGTGCACTATATCTAATCGTTTGTATGCTTGACTGGGTTATATGTAGGGTACAATACTATTCCAAACTACAATTTAACAATACCAAAAATAAGTTCTCTAAATTAACTAACTAAGCCCAATATTTTTATGCAGCATGGTAGATATTCCGATAGCGCCTTTGGGATATCTACCTTCTTTAATTTTAATGGTAGGTATTCAATGAGGTGTCCTGTTTTTTTGAATATCTGCCTAATCTCATTATTAACCATATATGCTAAATTTTAAAAGAAATCCACCTCTCTTTTTTTAAAAATATATATACTAAAACTTTTAAATTAAAATTAGATAAACAAAAAGAAGGGGATAATTATGGGATGTATTACTATTTGTATATCAGATGAATTAGAAATTGCTTTTAGAAGAATAGCTAGATTATCATACGGCGAAAAGCAGGGAAAAATGTCACGTGCTGCTGAAGAGGCATTATATGAATGGTGTCAGAAAAAAATTGAAGAACTAGAAGTAGATGAAAAAGAGATTTTTGATTAGGGGGTGTGATAATGGATAAAAATCAAGAAAATTCGAAAAAAATGGACGATATCTTTAATGAAGTTGAAAAATTCTTAAAAGAAAAAGAAAAATACATAAAAGAATCTATTATTGGATCCCGAATTATAAATGAATTAACAGACTTTACTCTAGAAGTAGGACTTAAAAAAACATATTTATGTGTTAATCGGGACCAGGAAAATGTTTTCCCCGTACTTACCAAAGTCACAGAGAATTTTATTCAGGCCTATGGAGGAACCGCAATTATTTATCCTAAAGGAGATAATATTTGCCTGGAATTAATCACACCTAAACGAGGCGTCTGAGGGTGGAATAATGGCAGATGAAAAAATCTTAATCGTGGAAGATGAACGAATATTAGCTTTAGGTTTAAAGAAAAAGCTCCAAAAATTAGGTTTCAATGTGACCCATACTGTGTCTTCGGGAGAAGACGCTGTTAAAAGTGTTAAAGAGAATAAACCGGATCTAATCCTAATGGATATTGTACTTCAAGGAGAACTGGATGGGATAGATGCAGCTAAAATGATAATTAATATGCATAACATTCCAATCATATACTTAACTGCTTATGCAGATGATGAAACCATTGAAAGAGCTGTCAAAACATATCCTTATGGATATTTAATGAAACCTTATAAAGAAAGGGAACTTAAAGCAAATATTGAAATGGCTCTTAAGAAGTTTCAAGCCGAAAAAGAAAGTTTCATGGATTTTGAAGATGTTTATGTAGATATAACAAGTTTCATTGATCAAAAAGATGAAGTTATCAACCACGTCTTATTGAAACATTATGGTGTCATCGGCCCACTAGATGTGGACATCAGTTCAGAGAAAATTTATGTTTCAGCCGAGAGAAGCAATAAAAAAGCTTATACAGTTTTTTATGAACTTTTAAACAAATTAATGTCCCGATACCTAAAATCAGAGTTTGAAATTGTAGTTTATTCTAAAGGAGATAATATTTGTCTGGAATTTCCTAAAATGTGAAATTTTCGACCCTAATTTTTTTTAATTTGTTTTACTCACCATCTATTTTCAATTTAAGAATGATAATTCATGAAAAAATAATTTAATGGAAAAGTTTAATTATTTAAAATTAACTATATATGAATTAGAAATATAAGGAGTTATACTGATGGAAGAAAATAAATTCATTGATATTTTAGAAAGAGAACTCGTAACATCTCTTGGCTGTACTGAACCTATCTCCATTGCCTATGCGGTGGCTCTTGCATGTAAATACGCTGGAGGTGGTCTGATTAATAAAGTTAAAATTAATGCCAGCCGTAATTTAATAAAAAATGCAATGAGTGTAACTATTCCTGGAACCCACATCAGTGAAATAAATCTCTCCTCAGCATATCTTGCAGCAGCTTTGGGAATTATAAAGACAGATATCGAAAAGAATCTGGAAATATTAGAAGATCTAAATAAAACAGATATCGAAAAAGCCAAAGAGTTGCTTAGTGAAGGGATAATAAGCATAAATTTACATGATTCACAATCAAAACTCTTTTTAGAAGTAATTACAAACACCAGCACCACTGAAGCAAGAATAATAATTGAAAATACCCATACTAATGTTATTTCAATAGAAGTCGATGGAAAATCAATTGAAAAAACACCTCACCTAACTACTCGAACTGAAAAAGTAGATGAAGACCTTGATTTTTTAGATATAAATACGATTTTAGAGTTTATTCAAAATATTGATATTTCAAAGCTCAATATTATAAAAAAAAGTATAAAAATTAATAAAAAAATTTGTAAGGAAGGACTTAAGAACTCATATGGATTGCAAGTAGGTAAAAGTATTGAACTAAATAAATCCAATGGCTTTTTCTCAGATGATATCCTATCAAAAGTTATTGCTTATACTGCAGCAGGATCTGATGCCCGAATGTCTGGATGTAAATTGCCTGCTATGAGTAACTCAGGAAGTGGTAATCAGGGCATCTCAGCTACCATGCCTATAGTCGTGGTTTGTGAAGAAATGGAATTACCCATGGAAAAGGAAATTAGAGCAGTTGCTTTGAGTAACCTTATTACGATCTTTATTAAATCACGTTTAGGTCGATTGTCAGCAGTTTGCGGTGCTACTATTTCTGCCATGGGTGCTTGTTGTGGTATAACTTACCTTCTAGGTGGTGGAAGAAAAGAAATTGACTCATCACTTCAAATCATGATGGCCAATATTACAGGAATGATTTGTGACGGTGCAAAATCAGGGTGTGCCTTAAAAATATCAACCTGCACATTTGCAGCTATTCATTCATCATTACTTGCATTAAATGGCACCTCCATCAGCTGTCAAGAAGGTATAATTGAATGCGATTCTTCTAAGACCATAGAAAACTTTTGTAAATTGGCAAATAATGGAATGTTATATGCAGATAAATTAATCCTGGAAATGATGCTTCAAAAAACTTACTCATAATAAAAGGATTGGACAATTATTTTCCCATTATCATCAAATTTTATTCCTTCATTTTCAAGTAAAATTCTTTTCATTTTCAGCCCACCTTGAAATCCACCCAAAGTCCTATCTGAACGAATCGCCCTGTGACAGGGTATAATAATAGGGAATGGAT
The nucleotide sequence above comes from Methanobacterium alcaliphilum. Encoded proteins:
- a CDS encoding response regulator; this encodes MADEKILIVEDERILALGLKKKLQKLGFNVTHTVSSGEDAVKSVKENKPDLILMDIVLQGELDGIDAAKMIINMHNIPIIYLTAYADDETIERAVKTYPYGYLMKPYKERELKANIEMALKKFQAEKESFMDFEDVYVDITSFIDQKDEVINHVLLKHYGVIGPLDVDISSEKIYVSAERSNKKAYTVFYELLNKLMSRYLKSEFEIVVYSKGDNICLEFPKM
- a CDS encoding CHASE4 domain-containing protein, producing the protein MTLRKKTMLILVLLIFTMIISFYLISETIFLSKTLEDENRNANMIMNNTLCSLNNNFIDLNNTANDWSQYDEAYYFVKYDTDGFISRSLSLKTFTKLNVNLIIFTNANGKILYAKSADWKNNKFLTLPNNLHQKLEDHDLIISKNKTESSGYISLNGTPMMIVAKPIFKSDGKGPAVGTLIMGRYLNSYDLKSFSNYNNISISPLTYNKVLNNAKKERSQSVVIIQNQEKNALHVYTSLKGTSGEPSLLIKMELPRLVFKNYKKTIFILTLYLIIIGIITIFAIYLLFDRDLMQRIEKISSSIQKISKTKNLSGRIPLSGSDELTDFAKSINCALNSFQMSQKELCKNKDVYKTIFENSGTVMIIVDKDMDIKLFNNEFNKKFDPNQNNFLQLLPKDHLEKIKEVTNPHNKQMLSCELKLITKENTLKYFFTTFSFFQFSNEILISLMDINDIKATDLKIKTSLEEKELLLREIHHRVKNNLQVISALLRLQASSFKDPLLLQKYKETDRRIHTISLIHERLCRSKDISKIDIKSYIQNLTTDLIYSLGFNPKNLKLILDVDDSNLNLETVMPLGLIINELVSNSLQHAFPNKSSPEIRIILKKIKGREFQLKICDNGIGLPSDLDWVNINSLGLRLVKELVIQIKGEMNFKSNKGVCFSIKFSEVDPPY
- a CDS encoding serine dehydratase subunit alpha family protein — encoded protein: MEENKFIDILERELVTSLGCTEPISIAYAVALACKYAGGGLINKVKINASRNLIKNAMSVTIPGTHISEINLSSAYLAAALGIIKTDIEKNLEILEDLNKTDIEKAKELLSEGIISINLHDSQSKLFLEVITNTSTTEARIIIENTHTNVISIEVDGKSIEKTPHLTTRTEKVDEDLDFLDINTILEFIQNIDISKLNIIKKSIKINKKICKEGLKNSYGLQVGKSIELNKSNGFFSDDILSKVIAYTAAGSDARMSGCKLPAMSNSGSGNQGISATMPIVVVCEEMELPMEKEIRAVALSNLITIFIKSRLGRLSAVCGATISAMGACCGITYLLGGGRKEIDSSLQIMMANITGMICDGAKSGCALKISTCTFAAIHSSLLALNGTSISCQEGIIECDSSKTIENFCKLANNGMLYADKLILEMMLQKTYS
- a CDS encoding ABC transporter substrate-binding protein, yielding MEKTIFIIGTAMLILLIIGTTHNYLTEGSRIIYVGYLPSSHQAALFAADELELFDKNNLSVQLVPFSSGAEMVKALEQEKIDIGYCGITPVTAAIDKGYSLKIVAPVNLEGSGIVNAENSNIEKASDLENTTVAIPKNGSIQDLLLHIYLKNNHVNFSNINITESEVPMMPFGLQEDSYDSYVAWEPFVSIGKDLEIGKVLVYSQDIWPNHPCCIIVTSENFIKNKPLTLSKFLKVHVQSTQYIIDYPEKNIYFLSKKMGTLDEVEMESLNHIKFVALPNTEFKTNIMQMIQFQKEMGYINNNLSFNQVCNFNYIPSQ
- a CDS encoding MFS transporter codes for the protein MVSGYDIKSKMDNININKTVLIVLSVSMAVFVWSFSAGTVNIALPTISQYMDISTYLVSWVVIVHLLILTSFMLIFGRLGDIIGLRKVFLMGICVFTVSSYLCGISIDFVQLLLFRGLQGLGSAMLLSISPALISKHLNPNFQAKGFAAISAATTIALAAGYGAGGLTLQYCDWNWVFLIVVPLGIIAFILNFFFIPPDTFHEKKLDFDLVGAFLILIVMVILILSIYVAKDMGLTSKWFIGGICFDFILFSGLIHWENKQKYPIFDLNLLKDSKLLLPLLAAFLITLVFMGTIFLVPFYLDLIMGYSTAFSGILILIPTLLVLIAGPLSGVITDKFGSKIPTVISCIFLLISLGFFILTDPTTGIIFILIALSTRFLSEGFFAPANNKQIMKNGYKGNRGSISSLMNTSKYMGIILGVVIFDAIFESTIVQQTTNLANMPVTGALHLAAPVSVLLSGFQNAFLLGLTISLSVLVMVLLSRQWEG